One Flavobacterium sp. 90 DNA segment encodes these proteins:
- a CDS encoding AEC family transporter, protein MNNFILIFFFLILGLLLQRVKRFPTNIYKVLNKIVIYICLPAITLYHIPKIKWSNELLFPIASGWICFILAFAFFHFLGRKFGWSNKLIGCLILTAGLSNSSFLGYPIIEALFGKKGLETAVLVDQPGTFVVVSSLGVFVAAFYSKGSPNAISIIKKVLFFPPFLTFVFACLMNISGYQLNINIQTFLLKLGSLVTPLALLSVGLQLQFDRRSQHWKFLRLGLFFKLILSPLLIFVLYVFIFNQHSEAIKVTLMEVAMAPMITGAILASTYGLKPRLSSMMIGFGIPISFLTLAIWYLILQFI, encoded by the coding sequence ATGAACAATTTTATTTTAATATTTTTCTTCCTGATATTAGGTTTGCTTTTACAAAGAGTAAAACGCTTTCCTACTAATATTTACAAGGTTTTAAATAAAATTGTAATTTATATTTGTCTGCCTGCAATTACTTTATATCATATTCCGAAAATAAAGTGGAGCAATGAATTGTTGTTTCCAATTGCTTCAGGTTGGATTTGTTTTATTTTGGCATTTGCTTTTTTTCATTTCCTGGGAAGAAAATTTGGGTGGTCGAACAAACTTATTGGCTGTCTGATTTTAACTGCCGGATTAAGCAATAGTTCTTTTCTTGGTTATCCTATAATTGAAGCTTTATTTGGAAAAAAAGGTCTAGAAACGGCTGTTTTGGTCGATCAACCCGGAACTTTTGTTGTGGTTTCTTCTTTGGGAGTTTTTGTGGCGGCTTTTTATTCAAAAGGAAGTCCGAATGCAATTAGTATTATCAAAAAAGTATTGTTTTTTCCACCATTCCTCACATTTGTTTTTGCTTGTTTAATGAATATTTCAGGCTATCAATTGAATATTAATATTCAGACTTTTTTATTAAAATTAGGAAGTTTGGTGACACCATTGGCACTGCTTTCAGTAGGATTGCAACTTCAATTTGATCGTAGAAGTCAGCACTGGAAATTTCTTCGACTTGGACTTTTCTTCAAGTTAATTCTAAGTCCGCTGTTAATCTTTGTTTTATATGTTTTTATTTTCAATCAACATTCAGAAGCTATAAAAGTTACTTTAATGGAAGTTGCTATGGCTCCAATGATTACTGGTGCAATTCTGGCTTCGACTTATGGATTAAAACCCAGATTAAGCAGTATGATGATTGGTTTTGGAATCCCAATTTCGTTTTTAACGCTTGCTATTTGGTACCTGATTCTTCAATTTATTTAG
- a CDS encoding peroxiredoxin: MSTLRLGDIAPDFHAETTEGPINFHEWLGDSWGVLFSHPADFTPVCTTELGTVANYVPEFKKRNTKVIALSVDGLESHKEWIKDINETQNTTVNFPIIADEDKKIATLYDMLHPNASEKFTVRSVFVIGPDKKIKLTLTYPASTGRNFDELLRVIDSLQLTANYSVATPANWKDGEDVVITPAVPDSDIPAKFPKGHTPIKPYLRLTPQPNK, encoded by the coding sequence ATGTCAACATTAAGATTAGGAGATATTGCTCCGGATTTTCATGCGGAAACGACCGAAGGACCAATCAATTTTCATGAATGGTTGGGAGATTCCTGGGGAGTTTTATTTTCGCATCCTGCAGATTTTACACCTGTTTGTACAACAGAATTAGGAACGGTTGCCAACTATGTTCCGGAATTTAAAAAAAGAAATACAAAAGTTATAGCGCTAAGTGTAGATGGTTTAGAATCTCACAAAGAGTGGATTAAAGACATTAACGAAACTCAAAATACAACCGTTAATTTCCCAATCATTGCTGACGAAGATAAAAAAATCGCAACTTTATATGATATGCTGCATCCAAATGCAAGCGAGAAGTTTACAGTTCGTTCTGTTTTTGTGATTGGTCCTGATAAAAAAATAAAGCTAACATTGACTTATCCAGCTTCTACGGGAAGAAATTTTGATGAGTTACTTCGTGTGATTGATAGTTTACAATTAACGGCAAACTATAGTGTAGCAACTCCTGCAAACTGGAAAGACGGTGAAGATGTAGTTATTACTCCAGCTGTTCCGGATAGTGATATTCCGGCTAAATTTCCAAAAGGACATACACCTATAAAACCTTATTTGCGTCTAACGCCACAACCTAATAAGTAA
- a CDS encoding cation:proton antiporter, giving the protein MIALNAAAESTHHLQPLISDLGLILMTAGIAVLIFKKLKQPLVLGYLIAGFLAGNHFDFFPSITDMKSVEVWAEIGVIFLLFSLGLEFSFKKLMKVGGTSSVTAITQIMFMVIIGYCVGQWMDWSKMDSIFLGATLSISSTTIIIRAFDELGVKGKKFVGIVFGALIVEDIVAILMLVLLSTIAVSDQVSGGALLQSVLKLVFFLIIWFLGGIFIIPTILKKAKHLLTDEMLLIISLALCLMMVMFAANVGFSPALGAFIMGSIIAETTQAEKIEHLIQPVKDLFGAVFFVSVGMLINPETLVTYALPVALITLLTIFGKAFSSSIGALLSGQPLKQSVQTGMSLAQIGEFSFIIATLGMTLKVTSDFLYPIIVAVSAITTFTTPFLIKYSDPFSGYLERKLPKRWVKNINRYSVNAQAIKSVSTWQVVLRASVTQIILHTIIITAIILLSSKFVAPLVADTRFGNTLAALITLVVIAPFLWALSLRRVKVNEVDELWEERKYRGALLMLILIRMSLGLFFIGFLLNIFFSPLIAFIALIIAIGAYQLFPKKLNEQYHKIENHFLKNLNDRENKKIDRRYANLMPWDGHMSIFEIGKESNLAGKTLEELRIRENLGINIAFIRRGEVTIPIPTKNERLFPGDEICVIGTDEQITQFTTYLEKQVEAANNVDETEIVLRQLEISTEDFIQKSIGQFRAKTGGLVVGIERNGNRILNPESHLILEKNDIVWVVGDKKRMNELTKKSINIPI; this is encoded by the coding sequence ATGATTGCCTTAAACGCCGCTGCAGAATCTACACACCATTTACAACCACTTATTAGCGACTTAGGCTTAATCCTGATGACCGCAGGAATCGCCGTTTTAATATTTAAAAAACTAAAACAACCTCTTGTTTTAGGATATCTTATTGCCGGATTTTTAGCCGGAAACCACTTTGATTTTTTCCCATCAATTACTGACATGAAAAGTGTTGAAGTCTGGGCAGAAATTGGGGTTATCTTCTTATTGTTTAGTTTGGGACTCGAGTTTAGTTTTAAGAAACTGATGAAAGTTGGCGGAACATCTTCGGTCACCGCCATAACGCAAATTATGTTTATGGTCATTATTGGCTATTGTGTCGGGCAATGGATGGATTGGAGTAAAATGGATAGTATTTTTCTTGGCGCCACGCTTTCGATATCGTCAACAACTATTATTATTCGGGCGTTTGATGAACTGGGAGTTAAAGGAAAAAAGTTCGTTGGAATTGTATTTGGTGCTTTAATTGTCGAAGATATTGTTGCAATTTTAATGTTGGTTTTGCTTTCTACTATTGCAGTTAGCGATCAGGTTTCGGGCGGCGCATTATTACAATCGGTTTTAAAATTAGTCTTCTTTTTAATTATATGGTTTTTGGGCGGAATCTTCATTATTCCAACAATTCTTAAGAAAGCAAAACATCTTTTGACAGACGAAATGTTACTTATTATTTCATTAGCACTTTGTTTAATGATGGTTATGTTTGCTGCAAATGTTGGGTTCTCTCCTGCTTTGGGAGCTTTTATTATGGGATCAATTATTGCCGAAACTACTCAGGCAGAAAAAATCGAACATTTGATTCAACCTGTAAAAGATTTATTTGGTGCGGTTTTCTTTGTATCGGTCGGAATGTTAATCAATCCGGAAACTTTGGTTACTTATGCACTTCCGGTTGCGCTTATTACGCTTTTAACCATTTTCGGGAAAGCATTCAGCTCTTCTATTGGAGCTCTATTATCGGGACAACCGCTTAAACAATCTGTTCAAACCGGTATGAGTTTGGCGCAAATTGGGGAATTCTCTTTTATTATTGCAACTCTTGGAATGACGCTTAAAGTGACAAGCGATTTTTTATATCCAATAATTGTGGCAGTTTCTGCTATTACAACTTTTACAACTCCGTTTTTGATTAAATATTCTGATCCGTTTTCGGGATATCTGGAAAGAAAATTACCTAAAAGATGGGTTAAAAACATCAACCGTTATAGTGTCAATGCACAAGCAATTAAATCTGTAAGTACATGGCAAGTAGTACTTCGTGCATCTGTAACTCAAATTATACTACATACCATAATTATTACGGCAATTATTTTATTGTCATCAAAATTTGTAGCTCCGTTAGTTGCTGATACGCGTTTTGGAAATACATTAGCAGCATTGATTACATTGGTTGTAATTGCACCATTTTTATGGGCACTTTCGCTACGACGCGTAAAAGTAAATGAAGTCGATGAATTATGGGAAGAACGCAAATATCGTGGTGCACTTTTAATGTTGATCTTAATCAGAATGAGCCTTGGTTTATTTTTCATTGGATTTTTATTGAACATTTTCTTCTCTCCTTTAATTGCTTTTATTGCTTTGATAATTGCAATTGGAGCGTATCAATTGTTTCCGAAGAAATTAAACGAGCAATATCATAAAATTGAAAATCACTTTTTGAAAAACCTTAACGATCGTGAGAACAAAAAAATTGACAGAAGATATGCCAATTTAATGCCTTGGGATGGTCACATGTCGATTTTTGAAATTGGAAAAGAATCAAATCTTGCCGGTAAAACGCTGGAAGAATTACGCATTCGTGAAAATCTGGGAATCAATATTGCTTTTATTCGACGTGGTGAAGTCACGATTCCTATTCCGACTAAAAATGAGCGCTTATTTCCTGGTGACGAAATTTGTGTTATTGGTACCGATGAGCAAATTACGCAATTCACCACTTATTTAGAGAAACAAGTTGAAGCCGCAAATAATGTAGATGAAACTGAAATTGTTTTGCGACAATTAGAAATTTCTACTGAAGATTTTATACAAAAAAGCATTGGTCAATTTAGAGCAAAAACAGGCGGTCTTGTAGTAGGAATCGAAAGAAATGGTAATCGTATTTTAAACCCAGAATCGCATTTAATCTTAGAAAAAAATGACATTGTGTGGGTAGTTGGAGATAAAAAACGAATGAATGAATTAACGAAGAAAAGTATTAATATACCTATATAA
- the purB gene encoding adenylosuccinate lyase, whose amino-acid sequence MTTLNELNAISPIDGRYRNKTQNLAPFFSEEALIKYRVLVEIEYFIALCEVPLPQLSGVNSDLFESLRNIYKNFSTQDALWIKETEKVTNHDVKAVEYFIKDAFEKLGLSQYKEFIHFGLTSQDINNTAIPLSTKEAFEQVYMPSLIALIAKLKELSVEWKDIPMLARTHGQPASPTRLGKEILVFVERLEEQMRLLFNVPFAAKFGGATGNYNAHHVAYPQIDWKQFGTKFVETDLGLHHSFPTTQIEHYDHFAAFFDGLKRINNIIIDLDRDIWTYVSMDYFKQKIKAGEIGSSAMPHKVNPIDFENSEGNLGIANAIFEHLAAKLPISRLQRDLTDSTVLRNIGVPMGHTIIAFEASLKGLNKLLLNEAKFAEDLEKNWAVVAEAIQTILRREAYPNPYEALKGLTRTNEAIDKKAIHNFIATLEVSDAIKNELLAITPANFTGI is encoded by the coding sequence ATGACTACTCTAAACGAATTGAATGCTATATCACCAATTGACGGAAGATATAGAAATAAAACTCAAAATTTAGCACCTTTCTTTTCAGAAGAAGCTTTAATAAAATATCGCGTATTAGTTGAAATTGAATATTTCATCGCTTTATGCGAAGTTCCATTACCGCAACTTTCTGGTGTAAATTCAGATTTATTTGAGAGCTTAAGAAATATCTATAAAAATTTCTCTACTCAAGATGCACTTTGGATTAAAGAAACTGAAAAAGTAACCAACCACGACGTAAAAGCGGTTGAATACTTTATTAAGGATGCTTTTGAGAAATTGGGTTTGTCTCAATACAAAGAGTTCATTCACTTCGGGTTAACATCTCAGGATATTAACAATACAGCTATTCCGCTTTCTACAAAAGAAGCTTTTGAGCAGGTTTATATGCCTTCTTTAATTGCTTTAATTGCTAAATTGAAAGAATTAAGTGTTGAATGGAAGGACATTCCAATGTTAGCGCGTACGCACGGACAACCGGCTTCTCCTACTCGTTTAGGAAAAGAAATTTTGGTTTTTGTAGAACGTCTAGAAGAGCAAATGCGTTTGTTATTCAATGTTCCGTTTGCTGCTAAATTTGGTGGTGCAACAGGAAATTATAATGCACATCATGTAGCATATCCACAAATCGACTGGAAACAATTTGGAACTAAATTTGTCGAAACTGATTTAGGTTTACACCATTCATTTCCAACAACTCAAATTGAGCATTACGATCATTTTGCTGCTTTTTTTGATGGTTTAAAAAGAATCAACAATATCATTATCGATTTAGATCGTGATATCTGGACGTATGTTTCTATGGATTATTTTAAACAAAAAATCAAAGCCGGTGAAATTGGATCATCTGCAATGCCACATAAAGTAAATCCAATTGATTTTGAAAATTCAGAAGGAAATTTAGGAATTGCAAATGCTATTTTTGAGCACTTGGCTGCAAAACTTCCAATTTCAAGATTACAACGTGATTTAACTGATAGTACTGTTTTACGTAATATTGGTGTTCCGATGGGACATACTATTATTGCTTTTGAAGCTTCTTTAAAAGGTTTAAACAAATTGTTATTGAACGAAGCTAAATTTGCTGAAGATTTAGAGAAAAACTGGGCTGTAGTTGCAGAAGCTATTCAGACTATTTTACGTCGTGAGGCTTATCCAAATCCATATGAAGCTTTGAAAGGTTTGACAAGAACAAACGAAGCTATCGACAAAAAAGCAATTCATAATTTTATTGCAACTTTAGAAGTTTCTGATGCTATTAAGAACGAATTACTAGCGATAACGCCTGCTAATTTCACAGGAATTTAA
- a CDS encoding tetratricopeptide repeat protein, producing MPRKSSIAIILLFLFVACFVMFKVFFVDKCISRDAKYEPVYSKNTGYVGDESCKKCHKTEHQDWRKSDHYMSMLLPSDSTVVGDFNNVTFTADGVTSRFFKKGNKFYINTEDNDGKNRDFEVKYIFGYKPLQQYLVQFPGGKLQVPRLSWDVDKKKWFNQYAGQKIASHDWLHWTENSQNWNTMCSSCHSTNLHKNYDYKTDTYKTSYSIINVSCESCHGPAKQHIDYVSGSSYSSKNKVVGSYLKLGKKTGQLEQILACAPCHARSSIISEAQIESTDIIDNYIPQIPSTEFFYADGQVKEEDYIYTSFLQSKMFSNGVKCSDCHNVHSTKLKRQGNQTCIECHSPKKYDTSTHTFHASGKGTECVNCHMPGKLYMGNDLRHDHSFRVPRPDLSATYGTPNACSNCHADKSNKVLAATIEKWYGSKPKYHFSDDLVPGSKLDESSEAHLRKLINNKTAPNIIKATAVFYLGSIQTQTSLNTLLRCIQSEDSQIRYRVLRSLANFPSSNWIEAVGPLLSDKVRAVRIAAADLYITIPREQISSQYSDAFSSAQKELKDLLEYQTDFAVGNVMMADYYLKLKDYDNAEKFYWRGLKKDSQTNYALLNLSVVYNMQGKNDKSLEVLEKAKKNDPKNDRIYYNLGLLYNEMNNKAEAEKQFAKAVELKSNNPRVYYNYGLMLNQKGKSKEAENILKKGIAISPSAPELYYALTFVYLKMENQGKVLETATKLKQLDPDNPEYQDFFRRLGL from the coding sequence ATGCCCAGAAAATCTTCGATTGCTATCATCTTATTATTCCTATTTGTCGCTTGTTTTGTCATGTTTAAAGTCTTTTTTGTAGATAAATGTATTTCCAGAGATGCTAAATATGAACCGGTATATTCAAAAAATACAGGCTACGTTGGCGATGAATCCTGCAAAAAATGCCATAAAACAGAACATCAGGATTGGAGAAAGTCAGATCACTATATGTCGATGCTTCTGCCAAGTGATTCGACAGTTGTTGGAGATTTTAATAATGTAACATTTACTGCTGATGGCGTTACGAGTCGTTTCTTTAAAAAAGGAAATAAATTCTATATCAACACAGAAGATAATGATGGTAAAAATCGGGATTTTGAAGTAAAATATATTTTTGGTTACAAACCACTACAGCAATATCTGGTTCAGTTTCCCGGAGGAAAATTACAAGTTCCCAGATTGAGTTGGGATGTTGATAAAAAGAAATGGTTTAACCAATATGCAGGTCAAAAAATAGCTTCGCACGATTGGCTGCATTGGACAGAGAATTCACAAAACTGGAATACAATGTGTTCTTCGTGTCATTCGACTAATCTTCATAAAAATTATGATTACAAAACCGATACTTATAAAACCAGTTACAGTATTATTAATGTAAGTTGCGAAAGTTGCCACGGTCCGGCTAAACAGCATATTGATTATGTCAGTGGAAGCAGTTATTCTTCGAAAAACAAAGTAGTTGGAAGTTATTTGAAATTGGGTAAAAAAACAGGACAATTAGAACAAATACTTGCTTGTGCTCCTTGCCATGCGCGATCTTCTATAATAAGCGAAGCACAAATAGAAAGTACAGATATCATAGACAATTACATTCCGCAGATTCCAAGTACGGAGTTTTTTTATGCCGATGGCCAGGTTAAAGAAGAGGATTATATTTATACCTCATTTTTGCAAAGTAAAATGTTTAGCAATGGTGTAAAATGTAGTGATTGTCACAATGTTCATAGTACAAAACTAAAGCGTCAAGGAAATCAAACTTGTATAGAATGTCATTCTCCTAAAAAATACGATACTTCAACGCATACTTTTCATGCTTCAGGAAAAGGCACTGAATGTGTAAATTGCCATATGCCCGGAAAATTATATATGGGTAATGATTTGCGTCATGATCATAGTTTTAGAGTTCCAAGACCAGATCTTTCGGCAACATACGGAACACCAAATGCCTGTAGTAATTGTCATGCTGATAAATCAAACAAAGTTTTGGCTGCCACGATAGAAAAATGGTATGGATCAAAGCCTAAATATCATTTCTCTGATGATTTAGTTCCGGGAAGTAAGTTAGACGAAAGTAGCGAAGCGCATCTTAGAAAGTTAATAAATAACAAAACTGCACCCAATATCATAAAAGCAACTGCAGTTTTTTATTTAGGAAGCATTCAGACGCAAACTAGTTTGAATACATTACTAAGATGTATTCAGAGTGAAGATTCTCAGATACGTTATCGGGTTTTGCGAAGTTTGGCAAATTTTCCGTCTTCTAATTGGATTGAAGCTGTTGGACCATTATTGTCAGATAAAGTTCGGGCAGTTCGTATTGCCGCAGCAGATCTTTACATCACAATTCCTCGAGAGCAGATTTCGAGTCAATATTCAGATGCTTTTTCTTCGGCACAAAAAGAGCTTAAAGATTTACTGGAATATCAAACTGATTTTGCAGTTGGAAATGTAATGATGGCAGATTATTATCTGAAATTAAAGGACTATGATAATGCCGAAAAATTTTATTGGCGGGGATTAAAAAAAGACAGTCAGACAAATTATGCCTTACTTAATTTATCAGTTGTTTATAATATGCAGGGAAAAAATGATAAGTCTCTTGAAGTTTTGGAAAAAGCTAAAAAGAATGATCCCAAAAACGACCGAATTTATTATAATTTGGGACTGCTTTATAATGAAATGAATAATAAAGCCGAAGCCGAAAAACAATTTGCAAAAGCAGTTGAACTAAAGTCTAACAATCCAAGAGTTTATTATAATTATGGTTTGATGCTAAATCAAAAAGGAAAATCTAAAGAAGCAGAAAATATTCTAAAAAAAGGAATTGCAATAAGTCCTTCTGCACCAGAATTGTATTATGCGCTCACTTTTGTATATTTAAAAATGGAGAATCAAGGAAAAGTTTTAGAAACCGCTACGAAATTAAAACAACTAGATCCTGATAATCCGGAATACCAAGACTTTTTTAGAAGATTAGGATTGTAG
- a CDS encoding sterol desaturase family protein, with amino-acid sequence MIFESWLQELTHYNLASLFILFLIENLILILLSVVLAKIIEFDNTRLHKTDRKWIISTLICNTFITLLGFELYRYNIIKIDFSPPIFSVITDTLLLIVVMDFFMFCFHFLAHYLKWFYPIHKLHHTHVETSVYSLYVLHPIETLGFGIIWLFSITILDFNYLSIIIYLILNLLYGIFGHLKTDIFPDFWYKSSITKWISTTKFHSNHHKNQSHNYGFYFTIWDKIFRTVI; translated from the coding sequence ATGATATTCGAAAGTTGGTTGCAGGAATTGACGCATTATAATTTAGCTTCATTATTTATTTTGTTTTTAATCGAAAATTTAATTCTGATCTTACTTTCTGTTGTTCTTGCCAAAATAATCGAATTCGACAATACGAGATTGCACAAAACTGATCGTAAATGGATTATTTCAACCTTGATCTGTAATACTTTTATAACGCTTTTGGGTTTTGAATTGTATCGTTATAACATTATCAAAATCGATTTCTCACCACCAATTTTTTCTGTAATAACAGATACTTTATTGCTGATTGTAGTAATGGATTTTTTTATGTTTTGTTTCCACTTTCTGGCGCATTACTTAAAGTGGTTTTATCCCATTCACAAGCTTCATCATACGCATGTCGAAACGAGCGTTTATAGTTTGTATGTTCTGCATCCAATAGAGACTTTGGGCTTTGGAATTATATGGTTATTTTCAATTACGATTTTAGATTTTAATTATCTGAGTATTATCATTTACCTGATTTTAAATTTATTATATGGAATATTTGGACATTTAAAAACCGATATTTTCCCTGATTTCTGGTATAAAAGCTCTATTACAAAATGGATTTCTACAACGAAATTTCATTCTAATCATCACAAAAATCAATCTCATAATTATGGTTTTTATTTTACTATTTGGGATAAAATCTTCCGAACAGTAATTTAG
- a CDS encoding NAD-dependent deacylase, with protein MKKKLVVLTGAGISAESGIKTFRDSDGLWEGHDVMEVATPEGWRKNQELVLDFYNKRRQQLKEVEPNLGHRILAELEQDFDVHIITQNVDDLHERAGSTKVLHLHGELLKVRSIQNRNLILDWKDDLYTGDLDENGYQLRPHIVWFGEDVPALEEAIEITETADYFAVIGTSLQVYPAAGLISYTYSITPVFYIDPKPIAIPNIQNKVEVISKVASEGVAELRERLFEIEKTA; from the coding sequence ATGAAAAAGAAATTGGTTGTTTTAACCGGAGCCGGAATTAGCGCTGAAAGCGGAATAAAAACTTTTCGCGATAGTGATGGTTTATGGGAAGGTCACGATGTTATGGAAGTTGCAACTCCTGAAGGCTGGAGAAAAAATCAGGAATTGGTTCTTGACTTTTATAACAAAAGACGCCAGCAGCTTAAAGAAGTTGAACCAAATTTGGGTCACAGAATTTTAGCCGAATTAGAACAGGATTTTGATGTTCATATTATTACTCAAAATGTAGATGATTTGCATGAACGTGCGGGAAGTACAAAAGTTTTGCATTTACACGGCGAATTACTAAAAGTACGAAGCATACAAAACAGAAATCTGATTTTGGATTGGAAAGACGATTTATATACAGGCGATCTGGATGAAAACGGATATCAATTGCGACCACATATTGTTTGGTTTGGCGAAGATGTTCCTGCACTTGAAGAAGCAATCGAAATTACTGAAACCGCCGATTATTTTGCCGTTATCGGAACTTCATTGCAAGTTTATCCTGCTGCGGGATTAATTTCATACACCTATAGTATTACACCCGTTTTTTATATTGATCCAAAACCAATCGCAATTCCTAATATTCAGAATAAAGTTGAAGTTATCTCAAAAGTTGCCTCTGAAGGTGTAGCGGAATTAAGAGAGAGATTATTTGAAATAGAAAAGACAGCATGA
- the cysC gene encoding adenylyl-sulfate kinase — protein sequence MILIQFTGLSGSGKTTLAENVRQLLIEKSYKVEIIDGDVYRKTICKDLGFSKEDRCENVRRLFNVGQNFISEDTIVLMSVINPYESLRNELRTHEFVRTVFLDCSIDNLIERDPKGLYKKALLPDNDVNKINNFTGISDTFEVPAKADLVLKTDVETVPFSTQKLYNFILNSLPDLA from the coding sequence ATGATTTTAATACAATTTACAGGCTTATCAGGTTCAGGAAAAACGACATTAGCAGAGAATGTTAGGCAACTTTTAATTGAGAAAAGCTATAAAGTCGAAATAATCGATGGCGATGTCTACAGAAAAACAATTTGCAAAGATTTAGGATTTTCTAAAGAAGACAGATGCGAAAATGTCAGACGACTTTTTAATGTGGGGCAAAATTTTATCAGCGAAGACACAATCGTTTTAATGTCGGTTATAAATCCTTACGAAAGTCTGAGAAATGAATTGCGAACACATGAATTTGTGAGAACCGTATTTCTGGATTGTTCCATAGATAATTTGATTGAAAGAGATCCAAAAGGATTATACAAAAAAGCCTTGTTGCCGGATAATGACGTTAATAAAATAAATAATTTTACAGGAATAAGCGATACTTTTGAAGTTCCTGCAAAAGCTGATTTGGTATTAAAAACAGATGTTGAAACAGTACCTTTTTCAACTCAAAAGCTGTATAATTTCATTTTAAATAGCCTTCCTGATTTAGCTTAA
- a CDS encoding aspartyl/asparaginyl beta-hydroxylase domain-containing protein gives MNPSSSKLPISFSIDKLQSELAICENDLWTPHFNTGRYEGNWTSVSLRSQSGLINDITSFANKGYINTELLDRCPYFKEIMDWFQCEKEAVRLLRLGPGSEIKEHVDNDTSYEDGFFRIHIPIITNSEVYFYVDKQLVPMKMGECWYANFQLRHSVENKSSEPRIHLTLDCIRNDWSDKLFAEMGFDLNFSSEKNQYSEEMKQKIIAELSLNPTEAGAKIIANLLAE, from the coding sequence ATGAATCCTTCTTCCAGTAAACTTCCGATTTCTTTTTCAATAGATAAATTACAAAGTGAACTTGCGATATGCGAAAATGATCTTTGGACTCCGCATTTTAATACAGGGCGATATGAAGGAAATTGGACAAGCGTTTCTTTAAGATCGCAATCTGGTTTGATAAACGATATTACATCTTTTGCCAATAAAGGATATATAAATACGGAATTACTGGATCGCTGCCCTTATTTTAAAGAAATCATGGATTGGTTTCAATGCGAAAAAGAAGCCGTACGTTTATTGAGATTAGGACCTGGAAGCGAAATAAAAGAACATGTTGATAATGACACATCTTATGAAGATGGTTTTTTTAGAATTCATATTCCCATTATAACAAATTCTGAAGTTTATTTTTATGTCGATAAACAATTGGTTCCAATGAAAATGGGCGAGTGTTGGTATGCTAATTTTCAACTTCGGCATAGCGTAGAAAATAAAAGTTCAGAGCCACGAATTCATCTTACTCTGGATTGTATTCGAAATGATTGGTCTGATAAATTGTTTGCTGAAATGGGTTTTGATCTCAATTTTTCATCAGAAAAGAATCAGTATTCAGAAGAAATGAAGCAAAAGATTATCGCTGAACTTTCTTTAAATCCAACAGAAGCCGGAGCAAAAATTATCGCAAATTTATTAGCAGAATAA